In the Deinococcus ficus genome, one interval contains:
- a CDS encoding GNAT family N-acetyltransferase has protein sequence MTLTLTVEPFEARTAFQEERLAVGELLAAGFLHAFPEDPPLRPEQEAVSLTHLNSTERDAQFVIRDGTRVLAWGRLSWDTEQNLHNAHARLTVHPQARGRGLGTQVARELERVARREARTTVTFGTTDRNPDGEAFARHLGAQPALPMRVSRLDMTALDAAQLRAWQTRPDGDEYRLHVWTVVPDEYLERVVDMMMVMNTAPKGDLDMDDWVITPQMVREWEAMIVEAGETRLLMAAEHLPSGRLDGYTEVFWDQHRAPLLYQGATAVRPEARGLGLGKWLKAAMLEHAAQECPGIHWVQTNNANVNAAMLGINVALGFQPWAQFTEWQLRLPELS, from the coding sequence ATGACCCTGACCCTCACCGTTGAACCATTTGAAGCCCGGACCGCTTTCCAGGAGGAGCGGCTGGCCGTCGGTGAGCTGCTCGCCGCCGGCTTCCTCCACGCCTTCCCCGAGGACCCACCCCTCCGGCCCGAGCAGGAGGCCGTGAGCCTCACCCACCTGAACTCCACCGAACGCGACGCCCAGTTCGTGATCCGCGACGGCACCCGGGTGCTCGCCTGGGGCCGCCTGAGCTGGGACACCGAGCAGAACCTCCACAACGCCCACGCCCGCCTGACCGTGCACCCCCAGGCCCGCGGCCGCGGCCTGGGCACCCAGGTCGCCCGTGAACTGGAACGCGTCGCGCGGCGCGAGGCGCGCACCACCGTGACCTTCGGCACCACCGACCGCAACCCGGACGGCGAGGCCTTCGCCCGGCACCTGGGCGCGCAGCCGGCCCTGCCCATGCGCGTCAGCCGGCTGGACATGACCGCCCTGGACGCCGCGCAGCTGCGCGCCTGGCAGACCCGCCCGGACGGCGACGAATACCGCCTGCACGTCTGGACCGTGGTGCCGGACGAGTACCTGGAGCGCGTCGTGGACATGATGATGGTCATGAACACCGCCCCGAAAGGCGACCTGGACATGGACGACTGGGTGATCACGCCCCAGATGGTCCGCGAGTGGGAGGCCATGATCGTCGAGGCCGGCGAGACCCGCCTGCTGATGGCCGCCGAGCACCTCCCCAGCGGCCGGCTGGACGGCTACACCGAGGTCTTCTGGGACCAGCACCGCGCGCCCCTGCTGTACCAGGGCGCCACCGCCGTGCGTCCCGAAGCCCGCGGACTGGGCCTGGGCAAATGGCTGAAGGCCGCCATGCTGGAGCACGCGGCCCAGGAATGCCCGGGCATCCACTGGGTGCAGACGAACAACGCGAACGTGAACGCGGCGATGCTGGGCATCAACGTGGCGCTGGGCTTCCAGCCGTGGGCGCAGTTCACCGAGTGGCAGCTGCGCCTCCCCGAGCTCTCCTGA
- the rpoD gene encoding RNA polymerase sigma factor RpoD, with amino-acid sequence MADSTKPTKSTKAAATDAPAKVDAPAKSTKPRTRVKAAAPGAAPTAPAAAARVDAEPAAKPKPAAKAAPKADKPAAEKKAADDTAAPKAAKAPAKKAPAKAKPAEAAADSAEGPAEPAKKAGKAAKPAKATAKAAPAKGAATDKPYYAHPSIQEMLKAGKAAGVLSSEEVAAALGVALEASGLDPESPDAFEDMQLFLAGQQIEVQDVDEDDEDTDSDDAETEDDVPGTRAQSDDDEEKYFDDMPRAVSNDPVRQYLHEIGRVSLLTLEEEIALARRIEEGEEARKLLDEDVELDDRGRRRLMRQMEDGAAARQGLIEANLRLVVSIAKKYTGRGLGFLDLIQEGNQGLIRAVEKFEYRRRYKFSTYATWWIRQAINRAIADQARTIRIPVHMVETINKLTRTARQLQQELSREATHEEIAEAMGPGWDAAKVEEVQKVSQEPVSLETPIGDEKDSFYGDFIPDENLDSPVENAAKTLLSEELEKALSKLTEREAMVLKFRKGLVDGREHTLEEVGQRFNVTRERIRQIENKALRKLKYHESRTRKLRDFLD; translated from the coding sequence ATGGCAGATTCCACCAAGCCCACCAAGAGCACCAAAGCCGCCGCGACCGATGCCCCCGCCAAGGTGGACGCCCCCGCCAAATCCACCAAGCCCCGCACCCGCGTGAAGGCCGCCGCCCCCGGCGCGGCCCCCACCGCCCCGGCCGCCGCGGCCCGGGTGGACGCCGAGCCCGCCGCCAAGCCCAAACCGGCCGCGAAGGCCGCGCCGAAGGCGGACAAGCCCGCCGCCGAGAAGAAGGCCGCGGACGACACGGCCGCCCCGAAGGCCGCCAAGGCCCCCGCGAAGAAGGCCCCGGCGAAAGCGAAGCCGGCCGAGGCCGCCGCAGACAGCGCGGAAGGCCCCGCCGAACCGGCCAAGAAGGCCGGCAAGGCCGCCAAGCCGGCCAAGGCCACCGCGAAGGCCGCGCCCGCCAAGGGCGCCGCCACCGACAAACCCTACTACGCGCACCCCAGCATCCAGGAGATGCTCAAGGCCGGCAAGGCCGCCGGCGTGCTCTCCAGCGAGGAGGTCGCCGCCGCCCTGGGCGTCGCGCTGGAAGCCAGTGGCCTGGACCCGGAAAGCCCGGACGCCTTCGAGGACATGCAGCTGTTCCTGGCCGGACAGCAGATCGAGGTGCAGGACGTCGACGAGGACGATGAGGACACCGACTCCGACGACGCCGAGACCGAGGACGACGTCCCCGGCACCCGCGCGCAGAGCGACGACGACGAGGAGAAGTACTTCGACGACATGCCCCGTGCCGTGTCCAACGACCCGGTGCGCCAGTACCTGCACGAGATCGGCCGCGTCTCGCTGCTCACCCTGGAAGAGGAAATCGCGCTCGCCCGCCGCATCGAGGAAGGCGAGGAGGCCCGCAAGCTCCTGGACGAGGACGTGGAACTGGACGACCGGGGCCGCCGCCGCCTGATGCGGCAGATGGAGGACGGCGCCGCCGCCCGCCAGGGCCTGATCGAGGCGAACCTCCGCCTGGTCGTCAGCATCGCCAAGAAGTACACGGGCCGCGGCCTGGGCTTCCTGGACCTGATTCAGGAAGGCAACCAGGGCCTGATCCGCGCGGTGGAGAAGTTCGAGTACCGCCGCCGCTACAAGTTCTCCACGTACGCCACGTGGTGGATCCGTCAGGCGATCAACCGCGCCATCGCCGACCAGGCCCGCACCATCCGCATTCCGGTGCACATGGTCGAGACCATCAACAAGCTCACCCGCACCGCCCGGCAGCTGCAGCAGGAACTGTCCCGCGAGGCCACGCACGAGGAGATCGCCGAGGCGATGGGCCCCGGCTGGGACGCCGCGAAGGTCGAGGAAGTGCAGAAGGTCAGCCAGGAGCCCGTCAGCCTGGAAACGCCCATCGGGGACGAGAAGGACAGCTTCTACGGTGATTTCATCCCCGACGAGAACCTGGACAGCCCCGTCGAGAACGCCGCCAAGACCCTGCTCTCCGAGGAACTGGAAAAGGCCCTGAGCAAGCTCACCGAGCGTGAGGCGATGGTCCTGAAGTTCCGCAAGGGCCTCGTGGACGGCCGTGAGCACACCCTGGAGGAGGTCGGGCAGCGCTTCAACGTCACGCGTGAACGCATCCGCCAGATCGAGAACAAGGCGCTGCGCAAGCTCAAGTACCACGAGAGCCGCACCCGCAAACTCCGCGACTTCCTCGACTGA
- a CDS encoding class I SAM-dependent methyltransferase, producing MTGPRRQKIRFAGKRDPQPAPAARPAAPADPGYAAPRPALLPERLDGLHALTKPGVRGFSDVDAAQALLAHTMRKGKVRGEVLDLTAMGGLLASLPGVTLRAVEGSAAALSTLAAAGLDAHAAVPGDPLTDRWPDRARTVALVLAGDRGTAYAMAQVAWAHANTPPGGTLFLAGDRDKGFDRYVRAAGAAFGTGETIARDGGMRVAKLVRRPGPTPAYPDADRYETGDLTVVGLPGVFSAAKPDKATALLLAALDGLDLNGKRVLDLGCGTGLIGAWAARRGAQVTLVDGDLQSVRSAQATLDANGLSGEVVHSDVDAALADRTFDVVLTNPPFHVGRGVVLDVAREFIAAAQRRLNPGGTLYLVANDPLPYEQAMAGVGPVEVLFREGGFKGLRAQRPA from the coding sequence ATGACCGGACCACGCCGCCAGAAGATCCGCTTCGCCGGGAAGCGCGACCCGCAGCCCGCCCCGGCCGCCCGGCCTGCGGCCCCCGCCGACCCCGGCTACGCCGCGCCGCGCCCTGCGCTGCTGCCCGAACGGCTGGACGGCCTGCACGCCCTGACCAAACCCGGCGTGCGCGGCTTCTCCGACGTGGACGCCGCCCAGGCCCTGCTGGCCCACACCATGCGCAAGGGCAAGGTGCGCGGGGAGGTGCTGGACCTCACCGCCATGGGCGGCCTGCTCGCCAGCCTGCCGGGCGTGACCCTGCGGGCCGTGGAGGGCTCGGCGGCCGCGCTCTCGACCCTGGCCGCCGCCGGCCTGGACGCCCACGCGGCGGTGCCCGGCGACCCCCTGACGGACCGCTGGCCGGACCGCGCCCGGACGGTGGCCCTGGTGCTCGCCGGGGACCGCGGGACCGCCTACGCGATGGCCCAGGTGGCCTGGGCACACGCGAACACCCCGCCCGGCGGCACGCTGTTCCTCGCCGGGGATCGCGACAAGGGCTTCGACCGGTATGTCCGCGCGGCCGGCGCGGCCTTCGGAACGGGGGAGACCATCGCCCGGGACGGCGGGATGCGCGTGGCGAAACTCGTGCGCCGCCCCGGCCCCACCCCCGCCTACCCGGACGCCGACCGGTACGAGACCGGCGACCTGACGGTGGTGGGCCTGCCCGGCGTGTTCAGCGCCGCGAAGCCCGACAAGGCCACGGCGCTGCTGCTGGCCGCCCTGGACGGCCTGGACCTGAACGGGAAGCGTGTGCTGGACCTGGGCTGCGGCACCGGCCTGATCGGCGCGTGGGCGGCGCGCCGCGGTGCGCAGGTCACTCTGGTGGACGGCGACCTGCAGAGCGTGCGCAGCGCGCAGGCCACCCTGGACGCCAACGGCCTGAGCGGCGAGGTGGTGCACAGCGACGTGGACGCGGCCCTGGCGGACCGGACCTTCGACGTGGTGCTGACCAACCCGCCCTTCCACGTGGGCCGCGGCGTGGTGCTGGACGTCGCGCGGGAATTCATCGCCGCGGCGCAGCGCCGCCTGAATCCTGGGGGCACGCTGTACCTCGTGGCGAACGACCCGCTGCCGTACGAGCAGGCGATGGCGGGCGTCGGCCCGGTCGAGGTCCTGTTCCGTGAGGGCGGGTTCAAGGGCCTGCGCGCCCAGCGCCCCGCCTGA
- a CDS encoding phenylacetate--CoA ligase family protein produces MTHTLTPQAAAPHGVPDLLARLRALPLYRAALAHLPDDAPWSEVPFLTRDRLTAAFEAGELVHPDAVRVHLTPHPGGGWLPEYATRADVDAHGRASAAAFARAGVRPGDHAQVAFGYHRFAGGWLMQDGLEALGAKTLPFGPGETEAQLDTLRRLNVRVLVSAPSFAQKLGEAGARVELLIAAGEPFTSIAGRRERVEAALGGLALDCYATSEAGLIALETPAKDGLRVLDDWVFVEVIDPETGQPVPDGERGELVVTHLSKQAMPLLRFRTGDLTRLERRPGGAVLPGGVFGNVGGMLKVKGVKLFPREVAFWLAGHGLDHAQHTLRLHSVNGADRIALTVAGETSPDLDDLRADFQRRFAVRVDQLEVQPGHVGAGVQDDRH; encoded by the coding sequence ATGACCCACACCCTGACCCCCCAGGCCGCCGCGCCGCACGGCGTGCCCGACCTGCTCGCGCGCCTGCGCGCCCTGCCGCTGTACCGCGCTGCCCTGGCCCACCTCCCGGACGACGCTCCCTGGAGCGAGGTGCCCTTCCTCACCCGCGACCGCCTCACCGCCGCCTTCGAAGCGGGCGAGCTCGTGCACCCGGACGCCGTGCGCGTGCACCTCACCCCGCACCCCGGCGGCGGCTGGCTGCCGGAGTACGCCACCCGCGCCGACGTGGACGCCCACGGCCGGGCGAGCGCGGCAGCCTTCGCGCGGGCGGGCGTGCGGCCCGGCGACCACGCGCAGGTGGCGTTCGGGTACCACCGCTTCGCCGGCGGCTGGCTCATGCAGGACGGCCTGGAGGCCCTGGGCGCCAAGACCCTGCCCTTCGGCCCGGGCGAGACCGAGGCGCAGCTCGACACCCTGAGGCGCCTGAACGTGCGGGTGCTGGTGTCCGCGCCGAGCTTCGCGCAGAAACTCGGGGAGGCCGGCGCGCGAGTGGAACTCCTGATCGCCGCCGGAGAACCCTTCACCAGCATCGCCGGGCGCCGCGAGCGCGTCGAGGCGGCGCTGGGCGGCCTGGCGCTGGACTGTTACGCCACCAGCGAGGCGGGCCTGATCGCGCTGGAAACCCCGGCCAAGGACGGCCTGCGGGTGCTGGACGACTGGGTGTTCGTGGAGGTGATCGACCCGGAAACCGGCCAGCCCGTGCCGGACGGCGAGCGGGGGGAACTGGTGGTCACCCACCTGAGCAAGCAGGCCATGCCGCTGCTGCGTTTCCGCACCGGGGACCTGACGCGCCTGGAGCGCCGGCCGGGCGGCGCGGTGCTGCCGGGCGGGGTGTTCGGGAACGTGGGCGGCATGCTGAAGGTCAAGGGCGTGAAACTGTTCCCGCGGGAGGTCGCCTTCTGGCTGGCGGGGCACGGCCTGGACCACGCGCAGCACACCCTGCGCCTGCATTCCGTGAACGGCGCGGACCGCATCGCCCTGACTGTCGCCGGGGAAACCTCCCCGGACCTGGACGACCTGCGCGCGGACTTCCAGCGCCGCTTCGCCGTGCGGGTGGATCAGCTGGAGGTGCAGCCCGGGCACGTGGGGGCGGGCGTGCAGGACGACCGCCACTGA
- a CDS encoding ABC transporter ATP-binding protein, whose product MTAPTPVPPPPAVHAAPPAPVKTAMASDLTVNNVEVVYHDIVQVLRGVSLTVRAGSITSLLGTNGAGKTTTLRAISGLLKPENGKIREGTVTFEGRTLSGMTGTDVVKSGVVQVPEGRRVFKHLSIEENLRAGAILGRGNWQADLERIYTYFPKLRDLRHKQAGYTSGGEQQMIAIGRALMAHPKVLLLDEPSLGLAPLLVQEIFENVRHINRAEGLGVLVVEQNANIALRNSDYGYVMEGGRIVMEGRSAELASNPDVKEFYLGVTEHGSRKSFREVKSYKRRKRWM is encoded by the coding sequence TTGACCGCACCCACCCCCGTTCCCCCACCCCCGGCCGTGCACGCCGCGCCGCCCGCGCCGGTGAAGACGGCCATGGCGAGCGACCTGACCGTGAACAACGTGGAGGTCGTGTACCACGACATCGTTCAGGTGCTGCGCGGCGTGTCGCTGACGGTCCGGGCGGGCAGCATCACCAGCCTGCTCGGCACGAATGGCGCCGGGAAGACCACCACCCTGCGCGCCATCTCCGGGCTGCTCAAGCCGGAGAACGGCAAGATCCGTGAGGGCACCGTCACCTTCGAGGGCCGCACGCTCTCCGGCATGACCGGCACGGACGTCGTGAAAAGCGGCGTGGTGCAGGTCCCGGAAGGCCGGCGGGTGTTCAAGCACCTGTCCATCGAGGAGAACCTGCGCGCCGGCGCGATTCTGGGCCGCGGCAACTGGCAGGCCGACCTGGAGCGCATCTACACCTACTTCCCGAAACTCCGGGACCTGCGGCACAAGCAGGCCGGGTACACCTCCGGCGGGGAGCAGCAGATGATCGCCATCGGCCGGGCCCTGATGGCCCACCCGAAGGTGCTGCTGCTGGATGAACCCAGCCTGGGGCTGGCGCCGCTGCTGGTGCAGGAGATCTTCGAGAACGTCCGGCACATCAACCGCGCCGAGGGCCTGGGGGTTCTGGTCGTGGAGCAGAACGCCAACATCGCCCTGCGCAACAGCGATTACGGGTACGTGATGGAAGGCGGCCGGATCGTGATGGAGGGCCGCAGCGCGGAACTCGCCAGCAACCCGGACGTCAAGGAGTTCTACTTGGGCGTCACCGAGCACGGCAGCCGCAAGAGCTTCCGCGAGGTCAAGAGCTACAAGCGCCGCAAACGCTGGATGTAA
- a CDS encoding ABC transporter substrate-binding protein, producing MMNVKKMIPLAALVTVSLAVAQKTVTLGWSGAITGPTSDAGASYAAGIEDYCKYANAQNMIPGTKLNCVVRDDQYNNANTQRNFEDYVGNMNVAMFLGYSTGGTLQLKGTIQETKIPTLPGSYHIGNIDGADSDYLFLPISSYSEQLVSLVEWIGAKKKGAKVALVVNPSPFGRAPVDDVKKAAARLGVKIVDVQEVGGNNLDNTALLKRFESAGVEYVIHQNTAGPVANILKDAKRLNLLGKMQHLGAHYTGGEDLTKLAGDAANKFIWATSYYMYDEADKPGIQLVKKIGAQYGRKADTIRSVHYTSGMLVASIAVEAMKRAGKDVNAGTVFKALTGMNGSRAFNPGFTVGPVSFSAKDHVGAESLRLLQADATGNFQAITGAQRSKLFPLVHPLK from the coding sequence ATGATGAACGTCAAGAAAATGATCCCGCTGGCTGCTCTGGTCACCGTTTCTCTCGCCGTGGCCCAGAAGACCGTGACGCTGGGGTGGTCCGGAGCGATCACCGGCCCCACCAGTGACGCCGGCGCGAGCTACGCGGCAGGCATCGAGGACTACTGCAAGTACGCCAACGCGCAGAACATGATTCCCGGCACGAAGCTCAACTGCGTGGTCCGCGACGACCAGTACAACAACGCGAACACGCAGCGGAACTTCGAGGACTACGTGGGCAACATGAACGTGGCGATGTTCCTGGGCTACAGCACCGGCGGAACCCTGCAGCTCAAGGGCACCATTCAGGAAACGAAGATCCCCACCCTGCCCGGCAGCTACCACATCGGCAACATCGACGGGGCCGACAGCGACTACCTGTTCCTGCCGATCAGCTCGTACAGCGAACAGCTCGTGAGCCTGGTGGAGTGGATCGGCGCGAAGAAGAAAGGCGCCAAGGTCGCGCTGGTCGTGAACCCCAGCCCCTTCGGCCGCGCGCCGGTGGACGACGTGAAGAAGGCCGCCGCGCGCCTGGGCGTGAAGATCGTGGACGTTCAGGAAGTCGGCGGGAACAACCTGGACAACACCGCGCTCCTCAAGCGCTTCGAGTCGGCGGGCGTGGAGTACGTGATTCACCAGAACACCGCCGGGCCGGTCGCGAACATCCTGAAAGACGCCAAACGCCTGAACCTGCTCGGGAAGATGCAGCACCTCGGCGCGCACTACACCGGCGGGGAGGACCTGACCAAACTTGCCGGGGACGCCGCGAACAAGTTCATCTGGGCGACCAGCTACTACATGTACGACGAGGCCGACAAGCCCGGCATCCAGCTGGTGAAGAAGATCGGCGCGCAGTACGGCCGCAAGGCCGACACGATCCGCAGCGTGCACTACACCAGCGGCATGCTGGTGGCGAGCATTGCGGTGGAAGCCATGAAACGCGCCGGGAAGGACGTGAACGCCGGCACGGTGTTCAAGGCGCTGACTGGCATGAACGGCAGCAGGGCCTTCAACCCCGGCTTCACGGTGGGCCCGGTGAGCTTCAGCGCGAAAGACCACGTGGGCGCCGAGAGCCTGCGCCTGCTGCAGGCCGACGCGACCGGGAACTTCCAGGCGATCACGGGCGCGCAGCGCAGCAAGCTGTTCCCCCTGGTCCACCCCCTGAAGTAA
- a CDS encoding branched-chain amino acid ABC transporter permease, which translates to MPASRFTQTGNYRVRYQQDQTIFATYAEQASLILGLGLLLLLPLILPKTMLRDVNMILIYAIAVIGLNITTGYTGLINIGQAAFMGVGAYATALAATKLNLPFFLAIPIGGLAGALVGTIVGLPSLRLKYLYLAVATLAFQVIFEWGVGHSPLLEQGGSISMPKPVVFGIEDSFLNHNIFWYYIILPVLVLLALLWRNVLRTKHGRSMIAVRDNDRAAAAMGINPGTAKLTAFMLGSLYAGIAGGLFAYFQKAVVIEDYMLHTSVQLLAMAIVGGLGSLPGAFLGPMFIVTLDRLMGTASESLGSASIFPEGVDVASAMKPLTFGLAIVLFLMFEPRGLANWWRLTRMYFKKWPYKF; encoded by the coding sequence ATGCCCGCCTCCCGCTTCACGCAGACCGGCAACTACCGCGTGCGCTACCAGCAGGACCAGACGATCTTCGCCACGTATGCCGAACAGGCGAGCCTGATCCTGGGCCTGGGGCTGCTGCTGCTGCTCCCGCTGATCCTGCCCAAGACCATGCTGCGCGACGTGAACATGATCCTGATCTACGCCATCGCCGTGATCGGACTGAACATCACCACCGGCTACACCGGCCTGATCAACATCGGCCAGGCGGCCTTCATGGGCGTGGGCGCCTACGCCACCGCGCTGGCCGCCACGAAACTGAACCTGCCGTTCTTCCTTGCCATTCCCATCGGCGGTCTGGCCGGCGCGCTGGTCGGCACCATCGTGGGCCTGCCCAGCCTGCGCCTGAAGTACCTGTACCTCGCGGTCGCCACGCTGGCCTTCCAGGTGATCTTCGAGTGGGGCGTGGGCCACTCCCCGCTGCTGGAACAGGGCGGGTCCATCAGCATGCCCAAACCCGTCGTGTTCGGCATCGAGGACTCGTTCCTGAACCACAACATCTTCTGGTACTACATCATCCTGCCCGTCCTGGTGCTCCTCGCGCTGCTGTGGCGCAACGTGCTGCGCACCAAACACGGCCGCAGCATGATCGCCGTACGCGACAACGACCGCGCCGCCGCCGCCATGGGCATCAACCCCGGCACCGCCAAACTCACCGCCTTCATGCTCGGCAGCCTGTACGCCGGCATCGCCGGGGGCCTGTTCGCGTACTTCCAGAAGGCCGTGGTCATCGAGGACTACATGCTCCACACCAGCGTGCAGCTGCTCGCCATGGCCATCGTGGGAGGCCTGGGCAGCCTGCCGGGCGCGTTCCTGGGCCCCATGTTCATCGTGACGCTGGACCGCCTGATGGGCACCGCCAGTGAATCGCTGGGCAGCGCGAGCATCTTCCCGGAAGGCGTGGACGTGGCCTCCGCCATGAAACCCCTGACCTTCGGCCTGGCGATCGTGCTGTTCCTGATGTTCGAACCGCGCGGCCTGGCGAACTGGTGGCGCCTCACGCGCATGTACTTCAAGAAGTGGCCGTACAAGTTCTGA
- a CDS encoding branched-chain amino acid ABC transporter permease, which produces MDLLPQLLIAGVVIGSIYALAALGFVLIYKSSRVINFAHGQVIATGAFIAYALTQAGVNFWVAGLISMVSTFLLGMLIERVFLRRMVGEPIISVIMVTIGLASVIDGLLHLTPYGAGNFNFPTPAALTGDSIPVLGAQLSRVQIAGVLASLGLLGAFTYFFNKSTLGITMRAVADDQMAAMSVGTSVERVFALAWAAAGLSAAAAGVILGMMTGLSLGGLTAIGLMVFPVVILGGLDSVLGAIVGGILIGILENLAAGYLDQYVPGGGTRTVFPFLILIAVLLIRPYGLFGTKEIERV; this is translated from the coding sequence GTGGACCTGCTTCCCCAACTCCTGATTGCCGGTGTGGTCATCGGCAGCATCTACGCCCTGGCGGCGCTGGGCTTCGTGCTCATCTACAAGTCCAGCCGCGTCATCAACTTCGCGCACGGGCAGGTGATCGCCACCGGCGCCTTCATCGCCTACGCCCTCACGCAGGCCGGCGTGAACTTCTGGGTGGCGGGGCTGATCAGCATGGTCAGCACCTTCCTGCTGGGCATGCTGATCGAGCGGGTGTTCCTGCGGCGCATGGTGGGCGAACCCATCATCAGCGTCATCATGGTCACCATCGGCCTGGCCAGCGTCATCGACGGCCTGCTGCACCTCACCCCGTACGGCGCCGGGAACTTCAACTTCCCCACGCCCGCCGCCCTGACCGGCGACAGCATTCCCGTGCTGGGCGCGCAGCTCTCCCGCGTGCAGATCGCCGGGGTGCTCGCCTCGCTGGGCCTGCTGGGAGCGTTCACGTACTTCTTCAACAAGAGCACCCTGGGCATCACCATGCGCGCCGTCGCCGACGACCAGATGGCCGCCATGAGCGTCGGCACCAGCGTGGAACGCGTGTTCGCGCTCGCCTGGGCCGCCGCCGGCCTCAGCGCCGCCGCCGCTGGCGTGATCCTGGGCATGATGACCGGCCTCAGCCTCGGGGGCCTCACCGCCATCGGCCTGATGGTCTTCCCGGTCGTGATTCTCGGCGGGCTGGACAGTGTGCTGGGCGCCATCGTGGGCGGCATCCTGATCGGCATTCTGGAAAACCTCGCGGCCGGGTACCTGGACCAGTACGTGCCGGGCGGCGGCACCCGCACCGTGTTCCCCTTCCTGATCCTGATCGCGGTGCTCCTGATCCGACCCTACGGCCTGTTCGGCACGAAGGAGATCGAACGTGTGTAA